The following coding sequences are from one Poecile atricapillus isolate bPoeAtr1 chromosome 28, bPoeAtr1.hap1, whole genome shotgun sequence window:
- the MFSD12 gene encoding major facilitator superfamily domain-containing protein 12, which translates to MAEAPQSPAAPALPLRARLSFACGHFLNDACSALWFTYLLPFLHAVLGYGHGAAGGLLLAGQAADGLCTPLLGFEADRAHGCGRCGRRKGWHLAGTTCVLVSFPFVFSPCLACRESTPQWAAFIYYLPFIIIFQFGWAATQVSHLALIPELVSSDHGKVELTAFRYAFTVMANITVYGLTWLLLNFQTDQPDHMEHLGPQDIPVFRNLALIVVGLGAVFSLIFHLGTKEKPYSPGVLPEPEESTPLLHKEPSGPPRPLLLWKDWLLEPSFYQVAVLYMATRLIVNLSQTYIAMYLTNSLLLSKKYIATIPLVMYVSGFLSSFLMKPVNKWIGRNLTYFVGILVVLAFASWVTLARPIGDEIYGLAVLLGAGSATILVTSLSMTADLIGTNTHSSAFVYGAMSFTDKMANGLAVMVIQNLHPCPTELCCPACVDFYRWVMVLVTGGIAIAAVTVLCCIMVWPIRIRYRAVRLQGLSSARTPESGTGSAEGESQRSTIN; encoded by the exons ATGGCGGAGGCTCCGCAGTCcccggcggccccggcgctgccgcTGCGGGCGCGGCTCAGCTTCGCGTGCGGGCACTTCCTGAACGACGCGTGCTCGGCGCTGTGGTTCACCTACCTGCTGCCCTTCCTGCACGCCGTGCTGGGCTACGGGCACGGCGCGGCCGGCGGGCTGCTCCTGGCCGGGCAGGCGGCCGACGGGCTCTGCACTCCCCTGCTCGGCTTCGAGGCCGACCGGGCCCACGGCTGCGGCCGCTGCGGGCGCAGGAAGGGCTGGCACCTGGCCG GCACCACCTGTGTCCTTGTGTCCTTTCCGTTTGTCTTcagcccctgcctggcctgcaggGAGAGCACTCCACAGTGGGCAGCCTTCATCTACTACCTCcccttcatcatcatcttccAGTTTGGCTGGGCAGCCACACAGGTGTCCCACCTGGCCCTCATCCCCGAGCTGGTGAGCAGTGACCATGGGAAGGTGGAGCTCACGGCTTTCAG GTATGCCTTCACTGTCATGGCCAACATCACTGTGTACGGCCTGACCTGGCTCCTGCTGAACTTCCAGACAGACCAGCCCGACCACATGGAGCACCTGGGCCCACAGGACATCCCTGTGTTTCGG AACTTGGCCCTCATcgtggtggggctgggggccgTGTTCTCCCTTATCTTCCACCTGGGCACCAAGGAGAAGCCATACTCACCAGGGGTGCTGCCCGAGCCAGAGGAGAGCACCCCGCTGCTGCACAAGGAGCCCTCGGGCCCCCCACGcccactgctgctctggaagGACTGGCTGCTGGAGCCCTCCTTCTACCAG GTTGCAGTGCTCTACATGGCCACCCGCCTCATCGTCAACCTGTCCCAGACCTACATCGCCATGTACCTGACCAActcactgctgctctccaag AAGTACATTGCCACCATTCCCCTAGTGATGTATGTCAGTGGGTTCCTCTCCTCATTCCTCATGAAGCCTGTGAACAAATGGATTGGTCGGAAT CTGACTTACTTTGTGGGCATCCTGGTGGTCCTGGCCTTTGCCTCCTGGGTGACCCTGGCCAGGCCAATAGGAGATGAGATCTAcgggctggcagtgctgcttggGGCCGGCTCAGCCACCATCCTGGTCACCTCTCTGTCTATGACTGCAGATCTCATCGGCACTAACACG cacagcagcGCATTTGTCTACGGTGCCATGAGCTTCACGGACAAAATGGCCAATGGCCTGGCTGTGATGGTGATCCAGAACCTGCACCCCTGCCC GActgagctgtgctgccctgcctgTGTCGACTTCTACCGCTGGGTGATGGTGCTGGTCACTGGCGGCATCGCCATTGCTGCTGTCACCGTGCTGTGCTGCATCATGGTGTGGCCCATCCGGATCCGCTACC gtGCTGTcaggctgcaggggctgagcagtgcTAGGACCCCTGAAAgtggcactgggagtgctgaggGAGAGAGCCAGAGGAGCACCATCAACTGA
- the FZR1 gene encoding fizzy-related protein homolog isoform X1, protein MDQDYERRLLRQINIQNENTMPCVAEMRRTLTPSNSPMSSPSKHGDRFIPSRAGANWSINFHRINENEKSPSQNRKAKDATSDTGKDGLAYSALLKNELLGAGIEKVQDPQTEDRRLQPSTPEKKSLFTYSLSTKRSSPDDGNEVSPYSLSPVSNKSQKLLRSPRKPTRKISKIPFKVLDAPELQDDFYLNLVDWSSLNVLSVGLGTCVYLWSACTSQVTRLCDLSVEGDSVTSVGWSERGNLVAVGTHKGFVQIWDAAAGKKLSMLEGHTARVGALAWNADQLSSGSRDRMILQRDIRTPPLQSERRLQGHRQEVCGLKWSTDHQLLASGGNDNKLLVWNHSSLSPVQQYTEHLAAVKAIAWSPHQHGLLASGGGTADRCIRFWNTLTGQPLQCIDTGSQVCNLAWSKHANELVSTHGYSQNQILVWKYPSLTQVAKLTGHSYRVLYLAMSPDGEAIVTGAGDETLRFWNVFSKTRSTKQPALQGTAQGLLLLPGPLGHQHLELPPHSSQSP, encoded by the exons ATGGATCAGGACTACGAGAGACGTCTCCTACGCCAAATCAACATACAGAATGAGAACACAATGCCTTGT GTAGCAGAGATGCGAAGAACCTTGACACCTTCCAATTCTCCAATGTCTTCTCCTAGTAAGCATGGTGACAGATTCATTCCCTCAAGAGCTGGGGCCAACTGGAGCATCAACTTCCACAGAATAAAT gaaaatgaaaaatcaccaagccaaaacagaaaagcaaaggatGCTACATCAGACACTGGCAAAG ATGGCCTTGCCTATTCTGCCTTGTTGAAGAACGAACTCTTGGGGGCAGGGATTGAGAAGGTGCAGGACCCCCAGACAGAGGACAGGAGGCTACAGCCATCCACCCCAGAGAAGAAATCTCTCTTCACT TACTCGCTCAGCACAAAACGCTCCAGCCCGGATGATGGCAATGAGGTCTCACCGTATTCCCTGTCTCCTGTCAGCAACAAAAG TCAGAAGCTGCTAAGATCACCTCGAAAACCAACTCGGAAAATCTCCAAGATTCCTTTCAAAGTGCTGGatgccccagagctgcaggacgACTTCTACCTGAACCTGGTGGACTGGTCCTCTCTTAATGTCCTCAGTGTTGGCCTTGGGACTTGTGTTTACCTGTGGAGTGCTTGTACAAGTCAG GTAACCCGGCTGTGTGACCTCTCTGTGGAAGGCGATTCTGTGACATCCGTGGGCTGGTCAGAGCGG GGAAACTTGGTGGCTGTCGGTACTCACAAGGGCTTTGTACAGATCTGGGATGCAGCTGCAGGAAAGAAGCTCTCCATGCTGGAGGGTCACACAGCCAGAGTTG GTGCCTTGGCGTGGAACGCGGACCAGCTCTCGTCCGGGAGCCGGGACAGGATGATCCTGCAGCGGGACATCCGCACCCCACCCCTGCAGTCTGAGCGGCGGCTCCAGGGACACAGGCAGGAGGTCTGTGGGCTCAAATGGTCCACAGACCACCAGCTCCTGGCCTCTGGAGGGAATGATAATAAG CTCCTTGTCTGGAATCACTCCAGCCTGAGTCCTGTCCAACAATACACAGAGCACCTGGCAGCAGTCAAAGCCATTGCCTGGTCCCCACACCAGCATGGGCTCCTGGCCTCGGGTGGGGGCACAGCTGACCGCTGCATCCGCTTCTGGAACACACTCACGGGGCAGCCCCTGCAGTGCATCGACACTGGGTCCCAGGTGTGCAACCTGGCCTGGTCCAAACACGCCAATGAGCTG GTGAGCACCCATGGATACTCCCAGAACCAGATCCTCGTCTGGAAATACCCCTCGTTAACTCAAGTAGCAAAGCTCACAGGGCACTCTTATCGAGTTCTGTATCTG GCAATGTCCCCTGATGGGGAGGCTATTGTCACAGGAGCTGGAGACGAAACCTTGCGCTTCTGGAACGTCTTCAGTAAAACTCGCTCAACAAAG CAGCCAGCGCTCCAGGGGACTGCTCAGGGtcttctgctgctccctggaCCCCTGGGACatcagcacctggagctgcctcCCCACAGCAGTCAAAGCCCCTGA
- the LOC131589403 gene encoding GRAM domain-containing protein 2B-like isoform X2 has translation MPGKLRRSRREVLGEKQWQSLEERGSAHLGQPKLTRSRTYESSCKETEQAATGRQGPPSPSLSKQDSSYRRAFGELAEQDVLLGCFSCAWQREVPYHGRLYVSSRHICFHSNILLKDIKAVVPVASVSAIKKTNTALLVPNAVSIRTAKGEKFLFVSLRQREATYQLLRSVCKHLQDSGQSPRNSVNNEETLRKSQISSLSDPEQSTLEPNSLHESLDEPNPTSRQAEDEDDGVALLVPSSSEWVPSAETCGIWGGPHTVLQAWATALWSRIKPQLSPLNIIIIIYLLLMVALLLSSGYIGLRIAELEQQLAFVGAWPDLNLSQQYKTT, from the exons ATGCCGGGGAAACTGAGACGCAGCAGGCGGGAGGTGCTGGGGGAGAAGCAGTGGCAGAGcctggaggagaggggaagTGCCCATCTGGGGCAGCCCAAGCTCACCAG ATCCAGGACCTATGAGTCCTCTTGCAAGGAGACAGAGCAGGCAGCCACGGGCAGGCAGGGACCCCCATCCCCCTCG CTGAGCAAGCAGGACAGCAGCTACCGCCGAGCCTTCGGGGAGCTCGCCGAGCAGGACgtgctgctgggctgcttcTCGTGTGCCTGGCAGAGAGAGGTGCCCTACCACGGTCGCCTCTACGTGTCCTCCCGCCACATCTGCTTCCACTCCAATATCCTGCTCAAGGACATCAAG GCCGTGGTCCCTGTTGCTTCCGTCTCGGCCATCAAAAAGACCAACACGGCGTTGCTGGTGCCTAACGCAGTCAGCATCCGCACGGCAAAGGGGGAGAAG TTCCTCTTTGTGTCACTGCGCCAGCGAGAGGCCACGTACCAGCTCCTGAGGTCAGTCTGCAAACACCTGCAG GACAGCGGCCAGAGCCCTCGAAACTCAGTGAACAATGAGGAAACCCTTAGGAAGTCTCAG ATCTCGAGCCTTTCAGACCCGGAGCAGAGCACCCTGGAGCCAAACAGCCTCCACGAATCCCTGG ATGAGCCAAACCCAACATCAAGGCAAGCAGAGGACGAGGATGACGGGGTGGCCCTACTAGTTCCCAGCAGCAGCGAATGGGTGCCCTCAGCAGAGACCTGTGGCATCTGGG GGGGACCCCACACCGTGCTCCAGGCCTGGGCTACTGCACTTTGGTCCCGGATAAAGCCCCAGCTGAGCCCTCtcaacatcatcatcatcatctacCTGCTGCT CATGGTGGCCTTGCTGCTGTCCTCGGGGTACATCGGTCTGCGCATTgcggagctggagcagcagctggcgTTCGTGGGGGCTTGGCCAGATCTCAACCTGTCACAGCA GTACAAGACAACGTGA
- the FZR1 gene encoding fizzy-related protein homolog isoform X2 — protein MDQDYERRLLRQINIQNENTMPCVAEMRRTLTPSNSPMSSPSKHGDRFIPSRAGANWSINFHRINENEKSPSQNRKAKDATSDTGKDGLAYSALLKNELLGAGIEKVQDPQTEDRRLQPSTPEKKSLFTYSLSTKRSSPDDGNEVSPYSLSPVSNKSQKLLRSPRKPTRKISKIPFKVLDAPELQDDFYLNLVDWSSLNVLSVGLGTCVYLWSACTSQVTRLCDLSVEGDSVTSVGWSERGNLVAVGTHKGFVQIWDAAAGKKLSMLEGHTARVGALAWNADQLSSGSRDRMILQRDIRTPPLQSERRLQGHRQEVCGLKWSTDHQLLASGGNDNKLLVWNHSSLSPVQQYTEHLAAVKAIAWSPHQHGLLASGGGTADRCIRFWNTLTGQPLQCIDTGSQVCNLAWSKHANELVSTHGYSQNQILVWKYPSLTQVAKLTGHSYRVLYLAMSPDGEAIVTGAGDETLRFWNVFSKTRSTKESVSVLNLFTRIR, from the exons ATGGATCAGGACTACGAGAGACGTCTCCTACGCCAAATCAACATACAGAATGAGAACACAATGCCTTGT GTAGCAGAGATGCGAAGAACCTTGACACCTTCCAATTCTCCAATGTCTTCTCCTAGTAAGCATGGTGACAGATTCATTCCCTCAAGAGCTGGGGCCAACTGGAGCATCAACTTCCACAGAATAAAT gaaaatgaaaaatcaccaagccaaaacagaaaagcaaaggatGCTACATCAGACACTGGCAAAG ATGGCCTTGCCTATTCTGCCTTGTTGAAGAACGAACTCTTGGGGGCAGGGATTGAGAAGGTGCAGGACCCCCAGACAGAGGACAGGAGGCTACAGCCATCCACCCCAGAGAAGAAATCTCTCTTCACT TACTCGCTCAGCACAAAACGCTCCAGCCCGGATGATGGCAATGAGGTCTCACCGTATTCCCTGTCTCCTGTCAGCAACAAAAG TCAGAAGCTGCTAAGATCACCTCGAAAACCAACTCGGAAAATCTCCAAGATTCCTTTCAAAGTGCTGGatgccccagagctgcaggacgACTTCTACCTGAACCTGGTGGACTGGTCCTCTCTTAATGTCCTCAGTGTTGGCCTTGGGACTTGTGTTTACCTGTGGAGTGCTTGTACAAGTCAG GTAACCCGGCTGTGTGACCTCTCTGTGGAAGGCGATTCTGTGACATCCGTGGGCTGGTCAGAGCGG GGAAACTTGGTGGCTGTCGGTACTCACAAGGGCTTTGTACAGATCTGGGATGCAGCTGCAGGAAAGAAGCTCTCCATGCTGGAGGGTCACACAGCCAGAGTTG GTGCCTTGGCGTGGAACGCGGACCAGCTCTCGTCCGGGAGCCGGGACAGGATGATCCTGCAGCGGGACATCCGCACCCCACCCCTGCAGTCTGAGCGGCGGCTCCAGGGACACAGGCAGGAGGTCTGTGGGCTCAAATGGTCCACAGACCACCAGCTCCTGGCCTCTGGAGGGAATGATAATAAG CTCCTTGTCTGGAATCACTCCAGCCTGAGTCCTGTCCAACAATACACAGAGCACCTGGCAGCAGTCAAAGCCATTGCCTGGTCCCCACACCAGCATGGGCTCCTGGCCTCGGGTGGGGGCACAGCTGACCGCTGCATCCGCTTCTGGAACACACTCACGGGGCAGCCCCTGCAGTGCATCGACACTGGGTCCCAGGTGTGCAACCTGGCCTGGTCCAAACACGCCAATGAGCTG GTGAGCACCCATGGATACTCCCAGAACCAGATCCTCGTCTGGAAATACCCCTCGTTAACTCAAGTAGCAAAGCTCACAGGGCACTCTTATCGAGTTCTGTATCTG GCAATGTCCCCTGATGGGGAGGCTATTGTCACAGGAGCTGGAGACGAAACCTTGCGCTTCTGGAACGTCTTCAGTAAAACTCGCTCAACAAAG GAGTCTGTATCTGTGCTCAACCTCTTCACCAGGATACGATAA
- the LOC131589403 gene encoding GRAM domain-containing protein 2A-like isoform X1, with protein MRPGIDHPHKLPPLPELSDLSLMPGKLRRSRREVLGEKQWQSLEERGSAHLGQPKLTRSRTYESSCKETEQAATGRQGPPSPSLSKQDSSYRRAFGELAEQDVLLGCFSCAWQREVPYHGRLYVSSRHICFHSNILLKDIKAVVPVASVSAIKKTNTALLVPNAVSIRTAKGEKFLFVSLRQREATYQLLRSVCKHLQDSGQSPRNSVNNEETLRKSQISSLSDPEQSTLEPNSLHESLDEPNPTSRQAEDEDDGVALLVPSSSEWVPSAETCGIWGGPHTVLQAWATALWSRIKPQLSPLNIIIIIYLLLMVALLLSSGYIGLRIAELEQQLAFVGAWPDLNLSQQYKTT; from the exons ATGCGACCGG GAATAGACCATCCGCACAAACTGCCTCCTCTCCCCGAGCTGTCGGACTTATCCCTCATGCCGGGGAAACTGAGACGCAGCAGGCGGGAGGTGCTGGGGGAGAAGCAGTGGCAGAGcctggaggagaggggaagTGCCCATCTGGGGCAGCCCAAGCTCACCAG ATCCAGGACCTATGAGTCCTCTTGCAAGGAGACAGAGCAGGCAGCCACGGGCAGGCAGGGACCCCCATCCCCCTCG CTGAGCAAGCAGGACAGCAGCTACCGCCGAGCCTTCGGGGAGCTCGCCGAGCAGGACgtgctgctgggctgcttcTCGTGTGCCTGGCAGAGAGAGGTGCCCTACCACGGTCGCCTCTACGTGTCCTCCCGCCACATCTGCTTCCACTCCAATATCCTGCTCAAGGACATCAAG GCCGTGGTCCCTGTTGCTTCCGTCTCGGCCATCAAAAAGACCAACACGGCGTTGCTGGTGCCTAACGCAGTCAGCATCCGCACGGCAAAGGGGGAGAAG TTCCTCTTTGTGTCACTGCGCCAGCGAGAGGCCACGTACCAGCTCCTGAGGTCAGTCTGCAAACACCTGCAG GACAGCGGCCAGAGCCCTCGAAACTCAGTGAACAATGAGGAAACCCTTAGGAAGTCTCAG ATCTCGAGCCTTTCAGACCCGGAGCAGAGCACCCTGGAGCCAAACAGCCTCCACGAATCCCTGG ATGAGCCAAACCCAACATCAAGGCAAGCAGAGGACGAGGATGACGGGGTGGCCCTACTAGTTCCCAGCAGCAGCGAATGGGTGCCCTCAGCAGAGACCTGTGGCATCTGGG GGGGACCCCACACCGTGCTCCAGGCCTGGGCTACTGCACTTTGGTCCCGGATAAAGCCCCAGCTGAGCCCTCtcaacatcatcatcatcatctacCTGCTGCT CATGGTGGCCTTGCTGCTGTCCTCGGGGTACATCGGTCTGCGCATTgcggagctggagcagcagctggcgTTCGTGGGGGCTTGGCCAGATCTCAACCTGTCACAGCA GTACAAGACAACGTGA